In Beijerinckia indica subsp. indica ATCC 9039, the genomic window AGACCTCTCGAGCCTGACCGTGCTCGAAGCGGCCGAGCTTGCCAAGCTTTTGGAAGAGAAGTGGGGCGTTTCGGCGGCTGCCGCCGTTGCGGTTGCTGCTGGTCCCGCCGCTGGCGGCGCTGCTGCTGCTCCGGTTGAAGAGCAGACGGAATTCACTGTCGTTCTCGCGGCCGTCGGTGACAAGAAGATCGAAGTCATTAAGGAAGTGCGCGGCGTGACCGGCCTGGGCCTCAAGGAAGCCAAGGATCTCGTCGAGGCTGCTCCCAAGCCCGTCAAGGAAGGCGTGTCGAAGGAAGAAGCCGAGAAGATCAAGGCTGCTCTCGAAAAGGCCGGCGCGAAGGTCGAACTCAAGTAAGAACGCGATCCGCTTGGGCGGTGTTCGCACAAGCGGTTTCGGGGTTTCGCGGACGGTCTCGTGGGTTTTCACGAGACCGTCTCGTCGTCTCCGAGAGAAATCTTTGGGCGAAATCCGCGTGTGAAATCGGTTTGCCAGGACATTTTCCGTGAACATCTGCCGGGTGTTTACGGAAAATAATCTGGCCGGATCGCGGACTGCGAGAGAGGCCGAAGACGATATGAGCTGAATGTTTAGGGAAGGGTTGAGCTTTGAGGCCTAATGGCCTGTAACTTCGACCCGTTCAATATATTTTTGGCAGCAGATATTTTTTGAAATCTGAAGGCAGATTTCGGTCCCCGCCGGCACTTGGGCCGGATGCGGACAGGGCGTTCCTTCGCGCGGAACGCCCTACAGAACGAGGTGGAGGAGCGACATGGCTCAATCTTTGGCGCAGACATTCACCGGCCGCAAGCGTGTCCGTAAATTCTTCGGCCATATCCGCGAAGTTGCGGAAATGCCCAATCTGATCGAGGTGCAGAAAGCCTCCTACGATCAATTCCTGCTCGTCGACGAGCCGAAGGGCGGCCGACCGGACGAAGGCTTGCAATCGGTTTTTAAATCGGTCTTTCCCATTTCCGATTTCTCCGGCACGGCTTTGCTCGAATTCGTCAAATATGAATTCGAACTGCCGAAATATGATGTCGATGAGTGCCGTCAGCGCGGCATGACCTTCGCCGCGCCGCTGAAGGTTACCTTGCGCCTGATCGTCTTTGATGTCGACCCCGATACGGGAGCGAAATCGGTCAAGGACATCAAGGAGCAGGATGTCTATATGGGCGATATGCCCCTAATGACGATGAATGGTACGTTCATTGTCAATGGGACGGAGCGCGTGATCGTCTCGCAGATGCATCGTTCGCCGGGCGTTTTCTTCGATCACGATAAAGGCAAAAGCCATTCTTCCGGCAAACTCCTGTTTGCCGCCCGCATCATCCCTTATCGCGGTTCCTGGCTCGATATCGAATTCGATGCCAAGGACATCGTCTATGCGCGTATCGATCGCCGCCGCAAAATTCCGGCGACATCGGTGCTTTATGCGCTGGGCATGGATGGTGAGGAAATTCTCTCCACTTTCTACAAGACCATCGTCTATACGCGCGATAAGGATGGCTGGCGCATTCCCTTCGACGCAGAGCGCATGAAGGGCATGAAGGCGGCGATCGATCTGATCGATGCGGAAAGCGGCGAGGTCGTGCTGGAGGCGGGCAAGAAGCTCACCGTGCGCACGGCGCGGCAATTGGCGGAGCGCGGCCTCAAATTCATCAAGGCACAGGACGAGGATCTGCACGGTCAATATATCGCCAGCGATCTCTATAATCCGCAGACGGGTGAGATCTTCGCCGAGGCCGGCGAGGAGATCAGTGCGAAAACACTGACGACCCTTGTCGATTCCGGTTTCGAAGAGATCCCGGTTCTCGATATCGACCATATCAATATCGGACCCTATATCCGCAACACCTTGGCGGTCGACAAGAACAATTCGCGCGAAGACGCTTTGTTCGACATCTATCGCGTGATGCGTCCTGGCGAGCCGCCGACGCTCGAGACTGCGGAAGCGATGTTTCATTCCCTGTTCTTCGATCCCGAGCGCTATGATCTCTCGGCGGTCGGGCGCGTGAAGATGAACATGCGCATGGATCTCGACGCGGCCGATACGGTGCGTATTCTCCGTAAAGCCGATATTGTTGCCGTCATGCGCGCGCTCGTGGATCTGCGCGATGGACGTGGCGAAATCGATGATATCGACCATCTCGGCAATCGCCGAGTCCGCTCGGTCGGCGAATTGATGGAGAACCAATATCGCCTCGGCCTGCTGCGCATGGAACGGGCCATCAAGGAACGGATGTCCTCGGTCGATATCGACACGGTCATGCCGCAGGATCTGATCAATGCGAAACCGGCGGCGGCCTCCGTCCGCGAATTCTTCGGTTCCTCGCAATTGTCGCAGTTCATGGACCAGACCAATCCTCTGTCCGAGATCACGCATAAACGGCGCCTCTCGGCCTTGGGACCGGGCGGTCTGACGCGTGAGCGCGCGGGCTTCGAAGTGCGCGACGTGCATCCGACCCATTATGGCCGTATCTGTCCGATCGAGACGCCGGAAGGCCCGAATATCGGTCTTATCAACTCGCTCGCGACCTTCGCGCGTGTCAATAAATACGGGTTTATCGAGGCGCCTTATCGCCGGGTCAGGGATAATCACGTCACCGATGACGTCGTCTATCTTTCGGCGATGGAAGAGAGCAAATATTACGTCGCCCAGGCCGATGCCAAGGTTGATGCGGATCGTGGCCTCGTCGAGGATCTGATCGTCTGCCGTCATGCCGGCGATGTGATCATGGTACCGCGCGAGCGTGTCGACTTCATGGATGTGTCGCCGAAACAGCTCGTCTCGGTCGCCGCGGCCTTGATCCCGTTCCTTGAGAACGATGACGCCAACCGCGCGCTGATGGGCTCGAACATGCAGCGCCAGGCTGTGCCTCTGGTGAAAGCCGATGCGCCGCTGGTTGGGACCGGTATGGAAGCGGTTGTGGCACGCGATTCCGGGGCGGCCATTGCCGCGCGGCGCACGGGCTATATCGACCAGATCGATGCGACCCGTATCGTCATTCGCGCCACGGAAGAGACCGATGCCGGCAAGCCGGGTGTCGATATCTACCGGCTGATGAAGTTCCAGCGTTCGAACCAATCGACCTGCGTCAACCAGAAGCCTTTGGTCCGCGTCGGCGATTTCGTGCGCAAGGGCGATATTATCGCCGATGGTCCCTCGACCGATCTGGGTGATCTGGCGCTCGGCCGCAATGTGCTCGTCGCCTTCATGCCCTGGAACGGATATAATTTCGAGGACTCGATCCTGCTCAACGAGCGGATCGTCAAGGATGACGTGTTCACTTCGATCCATATTGATGAATTCGAAGTGATGGCACGCGATACGAAGCTCGGCCCGGAGGAAATCACTCGCGATATTCCGAATGTTTCGGAAGAGGCTTTGAAGAATCTCGACGAGGCCGGCATCGTCTATATCGGTGCCGAGGTTCAGGCGGGCGATATTCTCGTCGGCAAGATCACGCCGAAGGGCGAAAGCCCGATGACGCCGGAAGAAAAGCTGCTGCGCGCCATTTTCGGTGAGAAGGCCTCTGACGTTCGCGACACGTCCCTGCGTGTGCCTCCGGGCGTGCAAGGGACGATCGTCGAAGTTCGTGTCTTCAACAGGCACGGCGTCGACAAGGACGAACGAGCTCAAGCGATCGAGCGCGAGGAAATTGAGCGTCTCGCGAAGGACCGTGACGACGAACTCGCGATCCTCGACCGCAACGTCTATACGCGCCTCATTGATCTTCTGGATGGCAAGAAGGCGATTGCCGGCCCCAAGGGCTTCAAGAAGGAGACGGTGCTGTCGCGCTCGGTGATCGAGGAATATCCTCGTTCTCAATGGTGGACGTTCGCCATCGAAAGCGATCAGCTCATGGCCGAGATCGAAGCCATGCGCAAGCAATATGACGAGGCCAAAAAAGGACTGGAAAACCGCTTTCTCGACAAGGTCGAAAAGCTCCAGCGCGGTGACGAACTGCCGCCTGGCGTTATGAAAATGGTCAAGGTCTTTGTCGCCATCAAGCGCAAGATCCAGCCCGGCGACAAAATGGCGGGCCGTCATGGCAACAAGGGTGTCGTCTCCAAGATCGTGCCGCAGGAGGACATGCCCTTCCTGGCCGACGGTCAGCCGGTCGATATCGTGCTCAATCCGCTCGGCGTGCCTTCGCGCATGAATGTCGGGCAGATTCTCGAGACGCATCTCGGCTGGGCTTGCGCAGGGCTTGGCAAGCAGGTGAGCGAGGCGGTCAATGCCTATCTCAGGCAGCAGGATACGCAGCCGATCCGCGACAAGCTGATCGAGATCTATGGTGAAGGTCAACGGGAGCAGATCAGCGCTCTCGATGAAGAGACATTGGTCGAGGTCGGTGAAAATCTGCGCCGCGGTGTTCCTATTGCCACGCCTGTGTTCGATGGCGCGCGTGAGAAGGATATCGTTGCCATGCTCGAGGAGGCGGGGCTCGATCATTCCGGTCAGGTCACGCTTTACGATGGCCGATCTGGCGAGGCCTTCGACCGTAAGGTGACGGTCGGCTACATTTATATGTTGAAGCTGCATCATCTCGTCGATGACAAGATCCATGCGCGTTCGATCGGTCCGTACAGCCTCGTGACGCAACAGCCATTGGGCGGCAAAGCGCAGTTCGGTGGCCAGCGCTTCGGCGAAATGGAAGTCTGGGCGCTCGAAGCTTATGGTGCGGCCTATACGCTGCAGGAAATGCTGACCGTGAAGTCGGACGACGTCGCGGGTCGTACCAAGGTCTATGAATCGATCGTGCGCGGTGATGATGCTTTCGAATCCGGTATTCCGGAAAGCTTCAACGTGCTGGTCAAGGAAATGCGTTCGCTCGGCCTCAATGTCGAATTGAATATGGCTCCAAAATTGACCGATCAGCAGCAACAACAGCCGTCGCCGGAACAACCGCCGGCTGAAGCCGCCGAATAATTGCAGGAGGATGGGAGGGCTAGGCGGTCCTCCATCCTCCAACCCTTCGCTGAACCCTCTTTGCGAAGGAACAGATTTCCGGCCAGTGGCCACGGCTCTTGCG contains:
- the rplL gene encoding 50S ribosomal protein L7/L12 — its product is MADLAKIVEDLSSLTVLEAAELAKLLEEKWGVSAAAAVAVAAGPAAGGAAAAPVEEQTEFTVVLAAVGDKKIEVIKEVRGVTGLGLKEAKDLVEAAPKPVKEGVSKEEAEKIKAALEKAGAKVELK
- the rpoB gene encoding DNA-directed RNA polymerase subunit beta — its product is MAQSLAQTFTGRKRVRKFFGHIREVAEMPNLIEVQKASYDQFLLVDEPKGGRPDEGLQSVFKSVFPISDFSGTALLEFVKYEFELPKYDVDECRQRGMTFAAPLKVTLRLIVFDVDPDTGAKSVKDIKEQDVYMGDMPLMTMNGTFIVNGTERVIVSQMHRSPGVFFDHDKGKSHSSGKLLFAARIIPYRGSWLDIEFDAKDIVYARIDRRRKIPATSVLYALGMDGEEILSTFYKTIVYTRDKDGWRIPFDAERMKGMKAAIDLIDAESGEVVLEAGKKLTVRTARQLAERGLKFIKAQDEDLHGQYIASDLYNPQTGEIFAEAGEEISAKTLTTLVDSGFEEIPVLDIDHINIGPYIRNTLAVDKNNSREDALFDIYRVMRPGEPPTLETAEAMFHSLFFDPERYDLSAVGRVKMNMRMDLDAADTVRILRKADIVAVMRALVDLRDGRGEIDDIDHLGNRRVRSVGELMENQYRLGLLRMERAIKERMSSVDIDTVMPQDLINAKPAAASVREFFGSSQLSQFMDQTNPLSEITHKRRLSALGPGGLTRERAGFEVRDVHPTHYGRICPIETPEGPNIGLINSLATFARVNKYGFIEAPYRRVRDNHVTDDVVYLSAMEESKYYVAQADAKVDADRGLVEDLIVCRHAGDVIMVPRERVDFMDVSPKQLVSVAAALIPFLENDDANRALMGSNMQRQAVPLVKADAPLVGTGMEAVVARDSGAAIAARRTGYIDQIDATRIVIRATEETDAGKPGVDIYRLMKFQRSNQSTCVNQKPLVRVGDFVRKGDIIADGPSTDLGDLALGRNVLVAFMPWNGYNFEDSILLNERIVKDDVFTSIHIDEFEVMARDTKLGPEEITRDIPNVSEEALKNLDEAGIVYIGAEVQAGDILVGKITPKGESPMTPEEKLLRAIFGEKASDVRDTSLRVPPGVQGTIVEVRVFNRHGVDKDERAQAIEREEIERLAKDRDDELAILDRNVYTRLIDLLDGKKAIAGPKGFKKETVLSRSVIEEYPRSQWWTFAIESDQLMAEIEAMRKQYDEAKKGLENRFLDKVEKLQRGDELPPGVMKMVKVFVAIKRKIQPGDKMAGRHGNKGVVSKIVPQEDMPFLADGQPVDIVLNPLGVPSRMNVGQILETHLGWACAGLGKQVSEAVNAYLRQQDTQPIRDKLIEIYGEGQREQISALDEETLVEVGENLRRGVPIATPVFDGAREKDIVAMLEEAGLDHSGQVTLYDGRSGEAFDRKVTVGYIYMLKLHHLVDDKIHARSIGPYSLVTQQPLGGKAQFGGQRFGEMEVWALEAYGAAYTLQEMLTVKSDDVAGRTKVYESIVRGDDAFESGIPESFNVLVKEMRSLGLNVELNMAPKLTDQQQQQPSPEQPPAEAAE